A single window of Nicotiana tomentosiformis chromosome 1, ASM39032v3, whole genome shotgun sequence DNA harbors:
- the LOC138908938 gene encoding uncharacterized protein has translation MVGETVLLKLSPMKGIVGFGKKRKLSPRFIGPFEVLRRVGEVVYELALPPSLSGVYPVFHVSLLRKYHADLSLVLDLSTVQLDKSLGYEEYPAAIVDKQVRQLRSKKITAVKVQ, from the coding sequence atggtgggtgaaacaGTTCTCTTGAAgctttcgccgatgaagggaattgtGGGATTTGGGAAGAagagaaagttgagcccaaggtttataggcccatttgaggtgttgagacgagttggggaggttgtttacgagcttgctttgcctcctagcctaTCTGGAGTttatccggttttccatgtatctttgctccgaaagtatcatgccgatcTATCTCTTGTGTTAGACctcagcacggttcagctagataagagcttgggttatgaagagtaTCCAgctgccattgttgataaacaggttcgccagttgaggtccaagaagattactgcagtaaaagtccaatag